A stretch of the Streptococcus himalayensis genome encodes the following:
- a CDS encoding bifunctional DnaQ family exonuclease/ATP-dependent helicase: protein MAQEKTKYAVVDLEATSANSNAKIIQVGIVLIEDGNITQTYETDVNPHQALDSHIKELTGLTDERLRQAPDFSQVAGEIYERIHDAIFVAHNVQFDANLLAESLFWEGFDLLTPRIDTVELAQIFFPTFDKYNLGVLSQYLDIPLEHAHTALSDAYATALLFLKIQEKIKMLPKTLVEELLERGDCLLYESKLAIQAVFEEMPDVASHDFIERHGLFFKKPEEKTSALKLSQDFSHNIHLLGLEERGEQAIFAQLVEQALKEEKPSFLEGRTGIGKTYGYLLPLLAKTNQKIIVSVPTKLLQDQLMRQEGNRLASTFHISFHSLKSPRNYLHLDRFYETLAEEDNRLISRCKLQLLVWLTETSTGDLDEIPQNYRYQPYFERIAHCGGVAETSLFSDVDFWERGQRLAATSRVLVTNHAYLLTRLEDDKSLVDNRFLVVDEAQKLFLTMEQVMRSSLSVTKLLQEIQQALQGKINILEQRLLESLQFECVQLANSIGKKGQREIPLQKIEKIRQDLAELPMDLLTDVRAAFEEPFDLFWLEEEIFSSHRQKWLKSARLAAPAFADLLPKDQSFLATSATLEISKRVNLPSLLGFKEATLYRLPQSRTQQQRVWVDLTAPLVTELSLEAYAALIVERLEILACLSRPILVLFTSKDLLLAVSEALSLPHLAQYKNGDASNIKRRFDRGESSILLGAGSFWEGADFIRFDQMLVVITRLPFDNPSDHLTQKLNRNLKLEGKNPFYDYHLPLAILRLKQALGRTVRRKDQKSAVLLLDQRIKTKNYGPQIVKSLEELVAFSFSEKEEWQEEMAGFLQDK from the coding sequence ATGGCACAAGAAAAGACGAAGTATGCGGTTGTTGATCTGGAGGCAACGAGCGCAAATAGCAATGCAAAGATTATCCAAGTGGGCATTGTTCTCATTGAAGACGGCAACATTACCCAGACCTATGAAACGGATGTCAATCCTCACCAAGCTTTAGATAGTCATATCAAGGAGTTAACAGGGTTGACGGATGAACGCTTGAGACAAGCTCCAGATTTTTCTCAAGTAGCAGGAGAGATCTATGAACGGATCCACGATGCCATTTTTGTGGCTCACAATGTACAGTTTGATGCGAATCTCTTGGCAGAAAGTCTCTTTTGGGAGGGATTTGATTTACTGACGCCGCGGATTGATACGGTTGAGTTGGCACAGATTTTTTTTCCGACTTTTGATAAGTATAATCTCGGTGTCTTGAGCCAATATCTGGACATTCCTTTAGAACACGCGCATACTGCTCTTTCAGACGCTTATGCGACCGCTCTGCTCTTTCTTAAAATTCAAGAAAAGATAAAAATGCTCCCCAAAACATTGGTGGAAGAACTACTGGAGCGTGGGGACTGTCTTTTGTACGAGTCTAAGTTAGCCATTCAGGCTGTTTTTGAAGAGATGCCTGATGTCGCAAGCCACGATTTTATAGAACGCCACGGTCTCTTTTTTAAAAAGCCAGAGGAAAAGACCTCCGCATTAAAATTATCACAGGATTTTAGCCATAATATCCATCTGCTGGGATTAGAAGAGCGTGGGGAGCAGGCTATTTTTGCCCAGCTTGTTGAACAAGCACTCAAAGAAGAAAAACCTAGTTTTTTAGAGGGAAGAACAGGGATTGGTAAAACCTATGGCTATCTCTTGCCCCTCTTAGCAAAAACCAATCAAAAAATCATCGTAAGTGTGCCGACTAAGCTCTTGCAAGACCAGTTGATGAGACAAGAAGGAAACCGTCTAGCCTCGACCTTTCACATTTCCTTTCATAGTTTGAAAAGTCCGAGGAACTATCTTCATCTGGATCGTTTTTATGAGACCTTGGCAGAAGAGGACAATCGCTTAATCAGTCGCTGCAAGTTGCAGCTTTTGGTCTGGCTAACGGAGACATCTACGGGAGATTTGGATGAAATCCCGCAAAATTATCGTTACCAGCCTTATTTTGAGAGAATTGCTCATTGTGGAGGAGTTGCGGAGACGTCCCTCTTTTCAGATGTGGATTTTTGGGAGCGCGGGCAACGATTGGCCGCAACCAGCCGAGTTTTAGTGACCAATCATGCCTATTTGCTGACGCGATTAGAGGATGACAAGAGCTTGGTTGACAATCGCTTTTTAGTGGTGGATGAGGCACAAAAACTCTTTTTAACCATGGAACAGGTGATGCGTTCAAGTCTGAGTGTGACCAAGCTCCTGCAAGAAATCCAGCAAGCCTTGCAAGGGAAAATAAATATTTTGGAACAACGCCTGCTGGAAAGTCTGCAATTTGAATGTGTTCAGTTGGCAAATTCCATTGGTAAAAAAGGCCAGAGAGAGATTCCCCTGCAAAAGATTGAGAAAATCCGCCAAGATTTGGCAGAATTGCCGATGGACTTACTGACCGATGTTCGGGCAGCCTTTGAAGAACCCTTTGATTTGTTTTGGCTGGAAGAGGAGATTTTCAGCAGCCATCGTCAAAAATGGCTCAAATCAGCACGGTTGGCTGCTCCAGCATTTGCAGATTTATTGCCGAAAGACCAATCCTTTTTAGCGACATCAGCAACCCTAGAGATTAGTAAGCGCGTGAATCTCCCTAGCCTACTAGGCTTTAAGGAGGCAACCCTCTATCGTCTGCCCCAGTCTAGGACTCAGCAGCAGCGAGTGTGGGTAGATTTGACAGCTCCTCTGGTGACTGAGTTATCCCTAGAGGCCTATGCAGCTCTCATCGTGGAGAGACTAGAGATTTTAGCATGTCTTTCAAGGCCGATTTTGGTCTTGTTTACCTCAAAAGACTTGCTATTAGCGGTGTCAGAAGCTCTTTCTCTCCCCCATCTAGCCCAGTATAAGAATGGTGACGCTAGTAACATCAAACGTCGCTTTGATCGAGGAGAGAGTTCGATTTTACTGGGAGCAGGGAGTTTTTGGGAAGGAGCGGACTTTATTCGATTTGACCAAATGCTGGTTGTGATTACCCGTTTGCCTTTTGACAATCCTAGTGATCATCTGACCCAAAAGCTCAACCGAAATTTGAAGCTAGAAGGAAAAAATCCTTTTTATGATTATCACTTGCCGCTGGCTATTTTAAGGCTCAAGCAGGCCTTGGGACGAACTGTTCGACGTAAAGACCAGAAATCTGCTGTGCTCTTGCTTGATCAGCGGATTAAAACCAAAAATTATGGTCCTCAAATAGTCAAGTCCCTCGAAGAGCTCGTCGCATTTTCCTTTTCAGAGAAGGAAGAGTGGCAAGAGGAGATGGCAGGCTTTTTACAAGATAAATAA
- a CDS encoding FtsW/RodA/SpoVE family cell cycle protein, whose protein sequence is MSNSRRSIDSRVDYSLILPVFFLLLLGIVAIYIAVSHDYPSAVWSILGQQLAWIALGVVISFIVMFFNTKFLWQMTPVLYVFGLGLMVLPLFLYSPALVASTGAKNWVTIGGVTLFQPSEFMKISYILMLSHAIVRFYQRHRNKERTIQLDFLLILELLAYTLPVLVLLTFQKDLGTALVFVAIFSGLVLLSGVSWKIIVPTVLILALLLASFMLIFLSKDGRAFLHQLGMPTYQINRILAWLNPFDYAQTTTYQQAQGQIAIGSGGLWGQGFNVSNLLIPVRESDMIFTVIAEDFGFVGSTGLILLYLLLIYRMLKITLQSNNQFYTYISTGFIMMLLFHIFENIGAVTGILPLTGIPLPFISQGGSSIISNLIGVGLLLSMSYQNQVAAEKEGKVPKKRKKIILQQLK, encoded by the coding sequence ATGTCGAATAGTCGACGATCGATTGATTCCAGAGTGGATTATAGTTTAATTTTACCTGTTTTTTTCTTACTGCTACTTGGGATTGTAGCGATTTATATTGCTGTTAGCCATGATTATCCCAGTGCAGTTTGGAGCATATTGGGGCAGCAGTTAGCCTGGATAGCACTGGGCGTGGTCATTAGTTTTATTGTCATGTTTTTTAATACTAAATTTCTATGGCAGATGACCCCTGTTTTATACGTCTTTGGCTTAGGCTTGATGGTGCTTCCACTCTTTCTATACAGCCCTGCTCTTGTCGCGTCAACTGGAGCGAAAAACTGGGTGACAATTGGTGGAGTAACCCTCTTTCAGCCCTCGGAATTTATGAAAATTTCTTATATTCTGATGCTGTCGCATGCCATTGTCCGATTTTACCAGCGGCATCGGAACAAAGAACGGACGATTCAACTGGATTTTCTCCTGATTTTAGAATTGCTGGCCTATACCCTTCCTGTGTTGGTCTTGTTAACTTTTCAGAAGGATTTAGGAACAGCTCTGGTCTTTGTAGCGATTTTCTCAGGCCTCGTTCTCCTGTCTGGCGTTTCTTGGAAAATCATTGTCCCAACAGTGCTCATCCTAGCCTTGTTACTGGCTAGCTTTATGCTTATTTTTCTATCTAAAGATGGGAGGGCCTTCCTCCATCAGCTAGGAATGCCGACCTATCAAATCAATCGCATCTTGGCCTGGCTTAATCCCTTTGACTATGCCCAGACCACGACTTATCAGCAGGCTCAAGGCCAGATTGCCATTGGGAGTGGTGGGCTTTGGGGACAGGGCTTTAATGTATCCAATCTCCTCATTCCAGTGCGAGAGAGCGATATGATTTTCACAGTGATTGCAGAGGATTTTGGTTTTGTGGGCTCAACAGGCTTGATTTTGCTTTATTTGCTGTTGATTTATCGCATGCTGAAAATTACCCTACAATCCAACAATCAGTTTTATACCTATATTTCCACAGGATTTATCATGATGTTGCTCTTTCATATTTTTGAAAATATTGGAGCTGTGACGGGAATTCTGCCCTTGACAGGGATTCCACTCCCCTTCATTTCCCAAGGAGGGTCGTCTATCATCAGTAATCTTATCGGTGTGGGCTTGCTTCTTTCGATGAGCTATCAAAATCAGGTAGCAGCAGAAAAAGAGGGCAAGGTTCCAAAAAAACGCAAGAAAATTATTTTACAACAATTAAAATAA
- a CDS encoding DJ-1 family glyoxalase III, which produces MAKVAVILANGFEEIEALTVVDVLRRGDITCDMLSVESEVTGSHGITVKGDRLWDGSLEGYDMVVLPGGMPGAANLRDDETLMAALQNMKEQEKWIAAICAAPIALERAGILEGKSFTCYDGVEKEIASGRYLKETVVVDGKLITSRGPSTALAFAYELLHQLGGDSDKLATAMLYKDVFGV; this is translated from the coding sequence ATGGCAAAAGTTGCTGTTATATTAGCCAACGGCTTTGAAGAAATCGAGGCTCTTACAGTGGTAGATGTGCTGCGCAGAGGAGATATTACCTGCGATATGCTGAGTGTTGAGAGCGAGGTGACAGGTTCCCATGGAATTACAGTTAAAGGTGACCGGCTTTGGGATGGAAGTTTGGAAGGCTACGACATGGTTGTTCTCCCTGGGGGGATGCCAGGGGCTGCTAATCTCCGTGATGATGAGACCTTGATGGCGGCTTTGCAAAACATGAAGGAGCAAGAAAAGTGGATTGCTGCCATTTGTGCGGCTCCTATCGCGCTTGAGAGAGCTGGAATTCTTGAGGGGAAAAGCTTTACCTGCTACGATGGGGTGGAAAAAGAGATTGCTTCAGGTCGTTATCTCAAAGAGACGGTAGTGGTCGATGGAAAACTTATCACCAGCCGAGGTCCGTCAACAGCCCTCGCCTTTGCTTATGAATTACTTCATCAATTAGGCGGTGACAGTGATAAACTAGCAACTGCTATGCTTTATAAAGATGTATTTGGTGTCTAA
- a CDS encoding helix-turn-helix domain-containing protein: MTDIMTSIGTQIKYYRKQKGMTQQELAEQCDLSLPYINFVENGRRTVALNTLITILDVLEVSLGDFFQPFASTTDTQITKLLLEIQQSDNPEELIKIFLDIAKVAKSK, encoded by the coding sequence ATGACGGATATTATGACTAGTATCGGAACTCAAATCAAGTATTATCGTAAACAAAAAGGAATGACCCAGCAAGAGTTAGCTGAACAATGCGATTTAAGCCTACCATACATAAATTTTGTAGAAAATGGACGACGTACAGTCGCTTTAAATACATTAATCACAATCCTAGATGTGCTAGAAGTTTCACTAGGAGATTTTTTCCAACCCTTTGCAAGTACCACTGATACCCAAATCACTAAATTACTCCTTGAAATTCAACAAAGTGACAATCCTGAAGAGCTAATCAAGATTTTCCTAGATATTGCAAAAGTCGCAAAGTCTAAATAG
- a CDS encoding excalibur calcium-binding domain-containing protein has product MLFMCILFGIIVVIYGIIFHSRYLMHKSEQWKFYTFLSSLAVLTLLSVVGLLSTFAPINKNMAMTSSSSTISEVSSSSYVSSSSQRISSYSSSSRRDFTVDSSSKNIDSNTKETGSTTTSARGTWTPTANYTVNEYLNKPNTNIVLRAKVINSFPDYLIQGDNLLEVETEVMGIYEPDAYREYSINGDRLFIRVPSSQDVRVGERKVFTGEITKLEDYGRMGVGAIKISSMRKPADENSPVSAPKKEEPASQSAPTSPAPEPAPVQPSPQPQSPAPIQPSPQPSPNQGLRPFRNCTEARRAGRVNIPASDPQYGPWLDRDKDGFGCDE; this is encoded by the coding sequence ATGTTATTCATGTGTATATTATTTGGTATTATCGTAGTTATTTATGGGATTATTTTTCATTCTCGGTATTTAATGCATAAGTCTGAACAATGGAAATTCTATACATTTCTGAGTTCGCTTGCTGTCTTGACCTTACTGTCTGTAGTTGGTTTACTTTCGACCTTTGCCCCTATAAATAAGAATATGGCTATGACGTCCAGTTCTTCTACAATATCAGAGGTTTCAAGCAGTTCTTATGTAAGTAGTTCAAGTCAGAGAATCAGTAGCTATAGTAGTTCTAGCAGGAGAGATTTCACTGTTGATTCATCTTCAAAGAATATCGACAGTAACACTAAAGAAACAGGAAGTACCACTACTTCAGCCAGAGGTACGTGGACACCCACAGCTAACTATACAGTTAATGAGTATTTGAATAAACCAAATACGAATATTGTTCTACGCGCAAAGGTTATCAATAGTTTCCCTGATTACCTTATTCAAGGTGATAATTTACTGGAAGTTGAAACAGAGGTTATGGGTATCTATGAGCCAGATGCGTATCGGGAATATTCCATCAATGGTGACAGACTGTTTATAAGAGTTCCGTCTTCACAAGATGTGCGTGTTGGTGAAAGAAAGGTTTTCACAGGAGAAATTACTAAATTAGAAGACTATGGTCGTATGGGTGTAGGAGCTATCAAGATAAGCAGTATGCGAAAACCAGCTGATGAAAATAGTCCTGTGTCTGCACCTAAAAAAGAAGAACCAGCATCACAATCAGCACCAACTTCACCTGCTCCAGAACCCGCTCCAGTTCAACCAAGCCCGCAACCACAGAGTCCAGCACCAATTCAACCAAGCCCGCAGCCATCTCCTAACCAAGGATTAAGACCTTTCAGAAATTGTACAGAAGCAAGACGAGCAGGCAGAGTAAATATTCCTGCTAGTGACCCACAGTATGGGCCGTGGTTAGATAGAGATAAGGATGGTTTTGGTTGTGATGAGTAA
- a CDS encoding thioredoxin domain-containing protein, producing the protein MSKYKIMILCISLSFLIVCCVLVIFLKSSSLTDYQKAVQAYRRINMEELEARLEKNESIYLYIGRESCPYCREFVPKLTQAVSEKNSIVYYLDSEGNDKEAIKQFRKLQGIKTVPSLGYYNHRGLVRKLEKGSQASIEEIKEFLRRR; encoded by the coding sequence ATGAGTAAGTATAAGATAATGATTTTATGTATTAGCTTATCTTTTTTAATAGTATGCTGTGTTTTAGTTATTTTTCTAAAAAGTTCTTCACTAACCGATTATCAAAAAGCGGTACAAGCGTATCGTAGAATAAATATGGAGGAACTAGAAGCTAGGTTAGAAAAAAATGAATCAATTTATTTATACATAGGAAGAGAGAGTTGTCCCTATTGTCGAGAATTTGTGCCTAAACTTACACAGGCTGTCTCAGAAAAAAATAGTATTGTATACTATCTGGATAGTGAAGGAAATGATAAAGAGGCTATAAAACAATTTAGAAAGCTTCAGGGAATTAAGACAGTTCCTAGTTTGGGGTATTATAATCATCGTGGCTTGGTTAGAAAATTAGAAAAAGGTAGTCAAGCTAGTATAGAAGAAATAAAGGAATTTTTAAGGAGAAGGTAA